The nucleotide window CAGCCGCTGACTTTCTCAGATCCTGGCACCGATCCCGGCCGCCGAAGGCAAGAGTGACCGTCATGACCAGCACCGCATCGCGACCCGCCACCGCCCGCATGGCCCCGGCGGGGCTTGCCGGCACGATCACCGTGCCCGGCGACAAATCGATTTCCCACCGGGCTCTGATGCTGTCGGCGCTGGCGGTGGGCCGCTCGACGGTCGACGGGCTGCTTGAAGGCGAGGATGTGCTGGCGACGGCGGCGGCGATGCGGGCGCTGGGCGCCGCGATTACCCGCGAAGAGACGGGCGCCGGGCAGGAGACGGGCGCCGGGCAGGAGACGGGCATGCCGGTGGTGCGCTGGGTGATCGACGGCGTCGGCGTCGGCGGGCTTTCCGAGCCGGCGGATATTCTGGATATGGGCAATTCCGGCACGGCCGCCCGGCTGCTGATGGGCCTGCTTGCCAGCCACCCGCTGGTGGCGGTGATGACCGGCGATGCCAGCCTGCGCAAGCGGCCGATGGCACGGGTGGCGACGCCGCTTGAAAAGATGGGCGCGCGGATCATCACCCGTGGCGGCGGCCGGCTGCCGGCCACCGTGGTTGGCGCCAGGAAGCCGGTGCCGATCCGCTACCGGCTGCCGGTGCCGTCGGCGCAGGTGAAATCGGCGATCCTGCTGGCCGGGCTGAACACCCCCGGCCGCACCGTGGTGGTGGAGCCCGAGGCGACCCGCGACCATACCGAACGCATGCTGCGCGCCATGGGGGCTGTGATCACGGTGGAGACCGAGGCCGATGGCGCCCGGGTGATCAGCCTGGAGGGCCAGCCCGAGCTTGCCGCCCGCGACCTGACCGTGCCGGGCGATCCGTCTTCGGCGGCGTTTCCGGTGGTGGCGGGGCTGATCACGCCGGGATCGCAGATCACCGTGCGCAATGTCTGCCTGAACCCCGGTCGTGACGGGCTGTTCACCACGCTGCGCGATATGGGGGCCGATCTGACGGTGGAGGCGGCACGGGATGTGGGCGGCGAGCCGGTGGGTGATCTGGTGGCGCGGGCATCGCGCCTGACGGCGGTGACGGTGCCGGCGGAGCGGGCGCCATCGATGATCGACGAATTCCCGGTGCTGGCCGCCGCTGCCGCCACCGCCCGCGGCACCAGCCGGTTCGAGGGCCTGGCCGAGTTGCGGGTGAAGGAAAGCGACCGGCTTCAGGCGGTGGCCGACGGGCTGGCGCTGGCCGGGGTGGTGGTGCGCACCGGCGAGGACTGGATGGAGATCGATGGCTGCGACGGCCCGGTGCCCGGCGGCGCCACGCCGGTCGTGACCCATCTGGACCACCGCATCGCCATGGCCTTTCTGGTGCTGGGGCTGGCTGCGGAGGGCGGCATGACCGTGGATGACGACCGGATGATCGCCACCAGCTTTCCCGGCTTCCGTGGCCTGATGTGCGGGCTGGGTGCCAGGATCGCCGATGCCGTCTGACCAGCGTAACGTTCACAGGCCCACGGACAAGACAGCGATGACATCTTCCATGTCCATGACATCCAGCCCCCCGCCGGTCGCGGCGCGCGTGATCGCGATCGACGGGCCGGCCGCGGCCGGCAAGGGCACGCTCGCGCGCCGGCTGGCGCATGAGCTGGGGTTCAGGCATCTGGACACCGGCATGATCTATCGCGCCGCGGCCAGACTGCTGCTGGCTGCCGGCGGTGACCCCGATGATGGTGCGGCGGCGGAACGCGCGGCGCGGGCGATGCGGATCGAGGATCTGGGCCGGGCGGATCTGCGGCAGGAGACGGTCGGGCAGGCGGCCTCGCGGATCGCCGCGCTGGAGCCGGTCCGGGCGGCGCTGCTGGATTTCCAGCGCGCGTTCGGACGGATGCAGCCCGGAGCGGTTCTGGACGGTCGCGACATCGGCACGGTGGTGTTTCCCGACGCCCAGGCGAAACTCTTCGTCACCGCATCGCCCGAAGCGCGTGCGCGCAGACGACAGGAAGAGTTGCGGGCGCGGGGGCTTGCCAGTATATTCGCCGACGTTCTGGAAGAGATGCGACAGCGTGACCGTCGCGACCGGGAACGGGCGGTGGCACCGCTTCGGCCCGCGAGCGACGCTCTGCTTCTCGATACCACCGACATGTCGGCGGATGAAGTGTTCGCGGCGGCCCTGGCCTATGTGAACGCGCGGCTCTGACCCCGGTATCGGCCGGCTGAGCTGCCGCACCGGCGACCGGAACACGGATTTCGTCCTGCCGTCGCACCACCCTGACCGGGCGGTGCGACGCTGGGCGCGTTCAGGAACATTCGCGTGGCGCCGTCATCCGGCGGCGCTTGAGACCACAACCAGCAACCGGCGGGCACTGTCCGTCGTCATCCGACCCCTCGTCAGTCGCAACCTGCATGGCTGAAGCGGCCCCGGCCGCGGCGGCAGCGGTGTTTCGGTACCTCGGGCGCCAGTCTCCGATCCGGCCAGCCAGGCCGGCGGACATGGCCCGCGGGGCGGGGCCGCCTTTACCGGCGGTGCCCCGGCGTGACGGGTGGAGAGGTAGGAGAACCCATGATCAACACCAGCCCAGCGCCCGAGAAGGACGTCATGTCGGACGAGAATTTCGAATCCCTGCTGGCCGACAGCTTCATCGCCCAGGATGGCCTGGAGGGAAGCGTCGTTAAGGGTCGCATCACCTCCATCGAAGGCGATCAGGTCCTCATCGACGTCGGCCTGAAGTCCGATGGGCGTATCGCGCTCAAGGAATTCGCCCAGCCCGGTCAGGAGACCGAGCTGTCGGTCGGCGATGTGGTCGAGGTCTATATCGATCGCATGGAAAACGCCCTGGGCGAGGTGGTCATCAGCCGCGAGCGGGCACGCCGCGAAGAGGCCTGGACCCAGCTTGAACAGGCGTTCAAGGGTGCAGAGCGCGTCAACGGCGTGATCTTCGGCCGCGTGAAGGGCGGTTGCACCGTCGATCTTCAGGGTGCCGTGGCGTTCCTGCCGGGCAGCCAGATCGACATCCGCCCGGTCCGTGACATCACCCCCCTGATCGGCACGACCCAGCCCTTCCAGATCCTGAAGATGGACAAGCGCCGCGGTAACATCGTCGTGTCGCGCCGTGCCGTTCTGGAAGAGAGCCGCGCCGAAGCCCGCAAGGAACTGATCGAGAACCTGAAGGAAGGTCAGATCCTGGAAGGCGTGGTCAAGAACATCACCGATTACGGTGCGTTCGTCGACCTGGGCGGCGTTGATGGCCTGCTGCACGTCACCGACATCTCGTGGCGCCGCATCAACCATCCGACCGAAGCCCTGACCATCGGTCAGTCGGTCCGCGTGGTGGTGACCCGCTTCAACCGCGAGACCCAGCGTATCAGCCTTGGCATGAAGCAGCTTGAGGCCGATCCGTGGGAGGGTGTCGAGGTGAAGTATCCGGTGGGCGTGAAGTTCGCCGGCCGCGTCACCAACATCACCGACTACGGCGCATTCGTCGAGCTGGAGCCGGGCGTCGAAGGCCTGGTCCATGTCTCGGAGATGAGCTGGACCAAGAAGAACGTCCATCCGGGCAAGATCGTTTCGACCTCGCAGGAGATCGAAGTGATGGTGCTGGACGTCGACTCGCAGAAGCGCCGCATCAGCCTTGGTCTGAAGCAGGTTGCCGACAATCCGTGGGATACCTTCCTGGATCGTCATCCGGTCGGCTCGTCGATCGAGGGCGAGGTCAAGAACATCACCGAATTCGGTCTGTTCGTTGGTCTCGACGGCGACATCGACGGTCTGGTCCATCTGTCGGACCTGGACTGGAGCCGCCCCGGCGAAGAGGCGCTCAAGGATTTCCGCAAGGGCGACATGGTCAAGGCCGTGGTGCTGGATGTGGACGTCGACAAGGAGCGTATCTCCCTCGGCATCAAGCAGCTCGGCAGCGACCCCTTCACCGAGGCGACGCAGGATCTGCGCCGCGGCCAGACCGTCACCTGCACCGTCACCAAGGTGGTGGAGAACGGCCTGGAAGTCTCGACCGCCGATGGCGCGAAGGGCTTTATCCGCAAGTCCGAGATCGCCCGCGATCGTCAGGACCAGCGGACCGAGCGCTACAATGAAGGCGACAAGTTCGACGCCCTGATCACCAATATCGACCGGTCGAGCCGCAAGCTCACCCTGTCGATCAAGGGGCTTGAAATGGCCGAAGAGAAGAAGGCCATGGCCGAGTTCGGCTCGTCGGACAGCGGCGCCAGCCTTGGCGACATTCTCGGTGCCGCCCTGCGCGAGCGCGAGAAGACCCAGGCCGACGACTGATACCCGATACCCTCTTTGGGTCCGGTGAAAGCCGGACCCGGGAGGTCAGACGATCCAGAGGCCGGCCCGGAGCGATCCGGGCCGGCCTCTGG belongs to Tistrella bauzanensis and includes:
- the cmk gene encoding (d)CMP kinase gives rise to the protein MSMTSSPPPVAARVIAIDGPAAAGKGTLARRLAHELGFRHLDTGMIYRAAARLLLAAGGDPDDGAAAERAARAMRIEDLGRADLRQETVGQAASRIAALEPVRAALLDFQRAFGRMQPGAVLDGRDIGTVVFPDAQAKLFVTASPEARARRRQEELRARGLASIFADVLEEMRQRDRRDRERAVAPLRPASDALLLDTTDMSADEVFAAALAYVNARL
- the rpsA gene encoding 30S ribosomal protein S1, producing the protein MINTSPAPEKDVMSDENFESLLADSFIAQDGLEGSVVKGRITSIEGDQVLIDVGLKSDGRIALKEFAQPGQETELSVGDVVEVYIDRMENALGEVVISRERARREEAWTQLEQAFKGAERVNGVIFGRVKGGCTVDLQGAVAFLPGSQIDIRPVRDITPLIGTTQPFQILKMDKRRGNIVVSRRAVLEESRAEARKELIENLKEGQILEGVVKNITDYGAFVDLGGVDGLLHVTDISWRRINHPTEALTIGQSVRVVVTRFNRETQRISLGMKQLEADPWEGVEVKYPVGVKFAGRVTNITDYGAFVELEPGVEGLVHVSEMSWTKKNVHPGKIVSTSQEIEVMVLDVDSQKRRISLGLKQVADNPWDTFLDRHPVGSSIEGEVKNITEFGLFVGLDGDIDGLVHLSDLDWSRPGEEALKDFRKGDMVKAVVLDVDVDKERISLGIKQLGSDPFTEATQDLRRGQTVTCTVTKVVENGLEVSTADGAKGFIRKSEIARDRQDQRTERYNEGDKFDALITNIDRSSRKLTLSIKGLEMAEEKKAMAEFGSSDSGASLGDILGAALREREKTQADD
- the aroA gene encoding 3-phosphoshikimate 1-carboxyvinyltransferase — encoded protein: MTSTASRPATARMAPAGLAGTITVPGDKSISHRALMLSALAVGRSTVDGLLEGEDVLATAAAMRALGAAITREETGAGQETGAGQETGMPVVRWVIDGVGVGGLSEPADILDMGNSGTAARLLMGLLASHPLVAVMTGDASLRKRPMARVATPLEKMGARIITRGGGRLPATVVGARKPVPIRYRLPVPSAQVKSAILLAGLNTPGRTVVVEPEATRDHTERMLRAMGAVITVETEADGARVISLEGQPELAARDLTVPGDPSSAAFPVVAGLITPGSQITVRNVCLNPGRDGLFTTLRDMGADLTVEAARDVGGEPVGDLVARASRLTAVTVPAERAPSMIDEFPVLAAAAATARGTSRFEGLAELRVKESDRLQAVADGLALAGVVVRTGEDWMEIDGCDGPVPGGATPVVTHLDHRIAMAFLVLGLAAEGGMTVDDDRMIATSFPGFRGLMCGLGARIADAV